TGTTTCCCTCAGGGGTTCTTTGAAGATGAAGACGGAAAGGAGTACATTTATAAAGAGCCCAAGTTCACCCCTCTGTCGGAGATCTCCCAGAGACTCCTCAAGCTGTACTCAGACAAGTTTGGGCCTGAGAATGTGAAGATGATTCAGGACTCTGGGAGGGTAGGTGTCGCTCCTTCACATCAGCCTGCCAGTTAGAAcaaattcatttagcagaccttttttttttatcccaaAACAAAGTACGGGGGGAGATTTGTTCCTGCAACCTCaattgctctaccactgagcaatAGCCATCCCTTATTAGATTATCATGCAGTATGAATGTTTCTACTTTTTGGTCAAAACCTGTTTTTCTGCTAAGTTGTTTGCCTTGTTGATCCACTACAGATCAATCCCAAAGACCTGGACTCGAAGTACGCCTACATCCAGGTGACCCACGTCACGCCCTACCTGGAGGACAAGGAGCTGGTGGACAGGAAGACCGACTTCGAGAAGAGCCACAACATCCGACGCTTCGTGTTCGAGATGCCCTTCACCGTGTCGGGGAAGAAGCAGGGAGGCGTGGAGGAGCAGTGCAAACGCAGAACCATCCTCACCAGTAGGTCCAGAACCATGTAGATAACAGGACCATCCTCACCAGTAGGTCCAGAACCATCCTCACCAGTAGGTCCAGAACCATGTAGATAACAGGACCATCCTCACCAGTAGGTCCAGAACCATCCTCACCAGTAGGTCCAGTTCCATGTAGATAACAGGACCATCCTCACCAGTAGGTCCAGAACCATCCTCACCAGTAGGTCCAGAACCATGTAGATAACAGGACCATCCTCACCAGTAGGTCCAGAACCATCCTCACCAGTAGGTCCAGTTCCATGTAGATAACAGAACCATCCTCACCAGTAGGTCCAGTTCCGTGTAGATAACAGGACCATCTTCACCAGTAGGTCCAGTTCCGTGTAGATAACAGAACCATCCTCACCAGTAGGTCCAGTTCCGTGTAGATAACAGGACCATCTTCACCAGTAGGTCCAGTTCCATGTAGATAACAGGACCATCTTCACCAGTAGGCCTTCTAGTCCCTTGTTTAATCACattcttacacactcacacagactctTTCCAAGCAGTTTAATAATGACTGGGTTGAACATCAATATTCATTGGTGTTGCTCTGTGTTGTCTGGcagtattttaattattaccTTCTCAGTTTTCTCAATATCTTCATTGGCCTCTACACAGCTGGGATAGCCGTCATACTTTGGAAAGATCACAAATACAACCAGGAATATTGATGTTCAATCAGTCAACATTACATTTCTTACAAAGACTCTGTTGAACAGCATGAGAACATGATTAGATAAGGGGTATGTCAGCTCTTTCTCAAGGACCCTGTCTAATCCAAATCGGACCCTGTTTTATTCCTTTACGATACAAAAGATCCTAAAGTTCAACCTTTATCTTTTTATCTTCATTACCTGATCATTTGTTACATCAGAGGCCTTCAGGCTATGAGTGTGCAGATTGGGCACTGTAAAACTCGACACAAGTGACAAGGATCGCAAGGTGTTTActgttctctgtctctgcctttcccccccccatctcttttaTCTTCTTCTCAATCTCTTTCTATTTTATCTCTTCTGTTTACCATTCTCTCCCTTCTGTCTCATTCTcgatctcccttttctctccatctctaccaTCCACCGTTttccctcgtctctctctcctctcctttccttcacaatctctctctaccgtttctctcttctctcgtctttcgatctctctctctctctctctgccccctcccccatcagcCACGCACTGTTTCCCCTACGTGAAGAAGAGGATAGCCGTGATGTACCAGCACCACACAGACCTCAACCCTATAGAGGTGGCCATCGACGAGATGAGCAAGAAGGTGGGCGAGCTGCGTCAGCTGTGCTCCACCAGCGAGGTGGACATGATCCGCCTGCAGCTCAAACTGCAGGGCAGCATCAGTGTCCAGGtacactcgcacacatacacactttctcacgcaggtacacactcgcacacatacacacacacgacaacatcacacagagactcacactttcacacgcacacacctgtacacacactcacacgcatcaGACATCTCGGTGTAACCTGATCCCCTCTCTCAGGTGAACGCTGGTCCTCTTGCATACGCCAGAGCCTTTCTAGACGATGCCAGCACCAAAAAGTATCCAGACAACAAGGTCAAGCAGCTGAAAGAGGTCTTCAGgtcagtactgtgtgtgtgtgcgggtgcgggtgtgtgcgtgtgcgtgtgcgggtGTGGGTGAGTTTATTCCAAGTCTTTCTCTGGGTGACTGTGATAGCATGATGCTAACACAGTACTGTGTGATCTCTGAGCAGGCAGTTTGTGGAGGCCTGTGGCCACGGTCTGGGCATCAACGAGCGCCTGATCAAGGAGGACCAGCAGGAGTATCAGGATGAGATGAAGGCCAACTACAGAGACCTGGCCAGAGAGCTGTCCACCATCATGCACGAACCAGTAAGAAGAAGCTAGcaaagcagctagctagctacaacatgccacaactacACATTAACCTTGTGTCTGTCAGAGACATGTTTCGGTTTGTGATGCTCGTAGGAAGGACTGTTTTTGTCATCTTTGATAACTTGTTTTTCTCATCTTTGATAACTTGTTTTTCTCATGTTTTCTGCTTTGTGCTGCCATGAGCAGATCGGATGGTAAAACGTCTTTATCATAACCTCAAAATAAGTGGTGATCATTCTAGTCGAGTCTAGTCTGTCTTTTAACATACCCTCTCTCCgttactctccctcctctcttccctccctccatccctctcccccttaccccccccttccactctccctccctccccccgccccctctccctcctccccctttccctccttccccctccctccctccctcctccctcccgcctccctccctcccccctctctgtgcaGATCTGTCCAGTGGAAGATGGCATGAAGAGCGTTCTCCCCGACTCGCTGCACATCTTCAACGCCATCAGCGGCACGCCGAGCAGCGCCACGATCCAGGGCgtccccagctcctcctccgtgGCCTGACCCCGGTCCCcgacgccccccccctctcccccacacgcacgcatgcccaCCAGCATGCCCTGCCGCCTGCGCATCCCTCCTGGCTGTTCTCCCCAACACCAACTCAGCTCAGACAGACTGACGCAGGGCGGATGGGAGAGGCTAAGCTGGGGTGGTTTTAAGCTCTTTGGCTTGGGGAAAGACTGGGATGCCAAAGACCTGTGTTTTTATCTCGTCTCACCGTTGGGCACAGTACAGTGACACTCTACCGTGGATGTGACCGGGGACTGTCACCCAGGAGATgcagaggaggctgaggagtgccACAAGacctgaggagggggagagggatggagggaggggggagaggggggaaagagggaggggggggaggaagggaggagagtctTTGAAGAGAAGACATACTGTATGAGGCATTAGCATGGAGGCTTCTACCCTGCCTGGGGCCCACCCACCTGCTCCCTGCCCGGGGCCCACCCACTTGCTCCCTGCCCGGGGTCGTTCCGTAGTGTTTCCTGTGGAGACGTCCCTCCAGGGACCCTTAAGCAACACACATGTGCATGTCATTATCCCCTGTCAGCCTACTGTCATTTCATTCTGAACTGTGTTTGGTTTGGTCCGCTCTGAACTCTTAAAACCATGGTTTTATATGTACAGTATTCCACTTTGGTATGTTTCCTATTGATGTTTTGACCAACACTTTCTGCTGCACACATTGGCGTTCGTCTGTTTGCACATGAAGACTCGTGTTTCAACAACACAACAGAATCATCAGAAAAAGAGAGCCTCCTTTGAATTTGTTAGCATTCAACCTTAATCACTATAATGTCTTAGTGGAAATGTTTCAATATTTAAAGCAGTTGCATACAGTTAGTATATCCCAAGTTGTTTATTCTTGTATATAAAAAAAGGAGTGCAATATTTGTCTTTTGCATATGATCTTGCTATGTGGGGACTTATACACTGTAAAGATGATGTTCATCCTTCTTGCCAAAGCATGGAGCCAGGGAAGCAGAGACAAGGCCTACTGTGTCAGTCACGTGGAGCTTTTACCATTTTAGTGTTCATTATAATGAAATCCTTTTATATTTGGGAAGCGATgggttttttatttttatttaacaaAAAGTCACTGTTCTGCTGTAAACAGAAAATGTTCCCTAATGCTTTTCTTTTAAATAAAATTCACTCATTCCTCCGCACCTACTGTATATCCGTGAGTTCCTGACTGGTTTCCTAAATTACTTATTTATTAGTTATTGATTAGTTATTGAGTAACTTTGCCATTGTTTTGAATTAGACACAAACATATGCAAACTATAGTCCACGCTCTCACAACAGTTCATGTAACATAGCCATTTAGTTACAGTTTTCTTCAGAAAtgctgtaaaataaaataagtgCTTTcgtgtctggtgtgaacagaaTATCCATACTGCTCCTTCTCTCAATCTCCCTTGTCTCGTGTTCCTACACAAGACGCCATAAAACGGTCACAGTCCACCTTCTGGGAGCCCGAACAACTGCCTAATAAGAACCTGTTTCTGATAAACACCCAAGTCACTCCAGGTCTGTAGTCTCCTGCGTACCCTGCTAGGGTTCATTAAGGATATTCTATATTGGAGGGAAAGAAACTGCTACTCTGCAGTCATGACAGGTGAGTTAAGCTCATTAAAACCATCATAATTGGTCAGAGTTGTATGATGATTTTATGATTTTACCATTGATTACATTTTCtcacagaaaaagaaaataataagaAGTCGAAGTCGAAGGTACGAACCAGAATCTTTGGCTTTGGAATTCTTTGATTTCATTATTGGAAATATTTCACTTTATTCACTTGAATAAATACATGTCACCACTTACTAAATAAAATGTGCTTTTTGTACATTAGCTATATAAAGAAATGTTATCCATTTTAAATACTAAATATAATGTACTTTTTTATATTAACTGTGTAAATACATGTTATTCACTTTACTgactaaatatataaacattgaAGACGAACTCAATGCTATATCATTAATTAGCTTTTCTAAATGTCTTCTTCAGTCATTTTTGCTCCAATCCTTTCATCATGCATCGCATGTGATGTAGTGCTCTGTACATTAAAGACATGTGACCACATCAGAGCGCTGTCTGTGTTCCCAGGAGGTCTGCGGCTATCCCATCAGTATCTTCTTCATCGTTGTCAATGAGTTCTGCGAGAGGTTCTCCTACTATGGCATGCGCGGTAAGAACGCAAGTCGCTAACCATCCTCAGCAGCTCCTTTGCTAGTCCAGAGTGTAGAGACCGTGCTCGGTGACTAACGTCGGTGTCCCCCCCTcgtctcgctcccccccccccctcgtcctctccccccccctcgtcctctccccccccccctcgtcctctcgtcctctccccccccagccgtGCTGGTGCTGTACTTCAGGTACTTCCTGCGCTGGGACGATGACCTGGCCACCTCCATCTACCACGCCTTTGTGGCCCTCTGCTACCTGACGCCCATCCTGGGGGCTATCGTGGCTGACTCCTGGCTAGGGAAGTTCAAGTGAGTGGCTGTTCACATGTCCACAACCTGCGTGTTAGAACATGAGTGGCTGTTCACATGTCCACAACCTGCGTGTTAGAACATGAGTGGCTGTTCACATGTCCACAACCTGCGTGTTAGAACATGAGTGGCTGTTCACATGTCCACAACCTGCGTGTTAGAACATGAGTGGCTGTTCACATGTCCACAACCTGCGTGTTAGAACATGAGTGGCTGTTCACATGTCCACAACCTGCGTGTTAGAACATGAGTGGCTGTTCACATGTCCACAACCTGCGTGTTAGAACATGAGTGGCTGTTCACATGTCCACAACCTGCGTGTTAGAACATGAGTGGCTGTTCACATGTCCACAACCTGCGTGTTAGAACATGAGTGGCTGTTCACATGTCCACAACCTGCGTGTTAGAACATGAGTGGCTGTTCACATGTCCACAACCTGCGTGTTAGAACATGAGTGGCTGTTCACATGTCCACAACCTGCGTGTTAGAACATGAGTGGCTGTTCACATGTCCACAACCTGTGTGTTAGAACAGAATGCACGCCGAGGCGtgtagcagacacacacaggacctttGTAACCCTGGAGAAGAAATAAAGCAGCAGgactttctctcccactctccgtcCCTCCTCATGATGCTCTGTTACTATTTGTCTTCCTATCCACTGTCCCACCTCGCCCACCAATCCCCTTCTCTCAGCAAAAACTCCACTGACGAGAGCTGTGTCATTCAAAGGAGCGTTCTGGTTCATGTCTCTGTCCTGCTGATAGCAGATCCTCTCTGATAGCTTCCTGGTTTGACCTTCTCGCAGGACGATTATCTACCTGTCCATCGTCTACGCCATTGGTCAGGTGGTGATGGCTATCAGTGCCATTCATGACATCACCGACACAGACCGAGACGGGATACCAAACAACATGACCTTCCATGTGTGAGTTGGCAACACAAATTTAACAGTGCAATGTCCCCCCAGGGATCAATAACATGCTACTCTACTCTATTGTACACTCCACTCTACTCTTCTCTGATCTACTCTTCTCTACACTCTGCCCTGATGTActttactctgctctgctctactctgttcACCTTCTACTCTATTCTACTTTACTctgttctgctctactctgctataCTCTGAGCTTCTAGTTTACTCATTAGCTAAATCTGAATAGGCATTGCAATGTACATGACCTGTCTGTTTCTTATCTAGCTTGACGTTCCAtcatctccaccttcctccccaCCCTTCTCCATCTTTCGCTCTCCATCTGTTCTCTCGCAGCACGTTGTCCATGCTGGGTCTGTTCCTCATCGCCCTGGGAACCGGCGGAATCAAGCCGTGCGTCGCTGCCTTCGGAGGAGACCAGTTTCAGGACCACCAGGTCAACTAATTACCCCCCTCAGACACCAAGGGAGCACCGACACTATTTATGTCGGTGGGCCACAGACCTCATACGTGTTTTTCCCTCTTTGTAGGAGAAACAGAGAAGCACCTTCTTCTCTGTGTTCTACTTGTGTATCAACGCCGGGAGCCTCCTGTCCACCATCATCACTCCTGTTCTCAgaggtacggggggggggggggggggcggagcctcAGGCACCTGCTCAGGCGCTGGTGCCAGAGACGAGCACAAACGCTCCTGGTGTTTGAGGTGGTTCGGCTCACTGACGGGTGTTTCTCTGCGTCGTCAGGCCAGGAGTGTGGGATCTACAGCCAGCAGAAGTGCTACCCGCTGGCCTTCGGCGTCCCTGCCGCTCTCATGGTGGTCGCTCTCGGTACGTTCATCTCCAGGCTTTGCTCCAGCTACCCTCTCATGTTCCCGTCACTGTCCGAGCCCTAAAGACCTCACGGTATGTACGCGTGCTTGATTGGTGTTTTGCTGCTTGTCCGTCCAGTGGTGTTCATCATTGGCAGCGGGATGTACTACAAGGCTGAACCCCAGGGCAACATCATGCTGGACGTGTGTAAATGCATCTCGGTACGTTGATCGGACACCTGCATTGTGTGTTCACATTGGGATGATGTGTGGGTTTCATCGTGAGCGAAATGCAAGTCAGTGTTTGACAGGATCTTCGCTGTGTCTGTCCACAGTTTGCAGTCAAAAACCGCTTCAGGCACCGGAGCAGCCAGTATCCTAAGAGACAGCACTGGATGGACTGGGCAGAAGAGAAATATGAGGTATGATCAACCAGGACACATAGTCTTATATGGAACATGCTCAGACTGAAATCAGCGGAAACACATGGAAccttaaactctctctctctctctctctctctctctctctctgcttctgtttCTAGAAACTTCTCATTGCTCAGATCAAAATGGTCTTGAAGGTCCTCTTCCTGTACATCCCTCTTCCCATGTTCTGGACACTGTTTGACCAAAAGGTAACTGAGAGCAAAGTTATTTAAACTCAGATTCTTATTTACAGTTTATAGTATATTAAGGAAGGTATGGGGTATGATGACTGACTGGTGCCAGAACCACATGGCCTGAGGCCTCGTCAAAACAGCCTGGGTTTGAAACCGGCCCTGGGCCTTTGCTATGTgtcatcacctctctctctcccctgccttttCAGTCAGACCATACGGTCATTATAAAAATTATGAAGCCAGAAATGCCCCCCAAAATACATCTTTAAATATATCTGGGTATTATTATTCCATCTCCCGTAGCATAATAGTAGCAGGGCGATATTACAAAATGCAGATTCTAAACTGGAGCGTTAAACTGAGTTGTCTGTTTGCATCTTCACAGGGCTCCAGATGGACATTACAGGCCACCACTATGAATGGAGACTTTGTACGTTTTTTCTTGTACGCGCCACATAAAAGGTCTTATCCAAACCCCAGACTGTACATGCTCTTAATCACCTCTGTCCTGTTCTCTAGGGATTGCTCATTCTGCAGCCAGATCAAATGCAGGTAATTTGGAGGACTTTCTGTTGTGTGTCGCCATAGCTACACACGCCTGCGACCTTTCCTCACCCCTGTCACCATGTGTCTGACAGACGGTGAACCCCATACTGATCCTGACCCTGGTGCCCATCATGGAGAGCGTGATCTACCCTCTCATTAAGAAATGTGGCCTGAACTTCACGTACgtcctgcagaaacaccacTCATTTATCCGTGAGAAGTGCCCTTCTTATATCTTAAATCGGTTATCTTGTCGAGGAACAGCACTAATCTGCACTTACCTCGGGGCATGTGACAAAAATGAATGTGTTCtaataaaatacacaaaaacgAAGGAGCCAGAGATAAGATGTTGCCATGGAATCTCACGATGAATCTTTCCTCAACAGTCCTTTGAAAAGAATGACCGTTGGAATGTTCCTGGCTGCCATGGCTTTTGTCTGTGCCGGGGTGATTCAGATCCAGATTGATGTGAGTATTTACAGGACAACCGCACTATGAAGTTTTACATTAGTTGTGCTATTGAATGGACTGGGCAAGAGGACAGTGTCTCGCCTTGTCTCGTTTTGTTAGTCAAAGGTTGTTACTGAATGCAAAACCACTTACTGTAGGATAACACTATACGCTTTGTGAAATAATACCTCAAATTCTGAGTTCGCCCTATGGTGTCTTTCAGACTGTTTGTTGTGCGTGACCAAACTAGCTAAACATAAAAACATTTCCTTTTCAGGAAACTTTGCCAACCTTCCCTTCAGCTTCCCAGAGCCAAGTGAAATTGATAAACATGGGGGGTGTCCCTTTGACAGTGAACCTTCCTCAGAACAACCCTGTTCAGCTTGCAGGGGCTGCGGTAAGCTGTCCTGGGGTGGATGAACATGTACCAAGATGTCCTCAGTCAGTTTGGGCCCGTCATTGCCCACTACAACATCACTAGAGAGTAAACTATTTAGCCAAGAAGAATGGTTGGAAATCTGAAAGGGGATGGTATGCTGTGTGTAAGTGCTGAGCAGGCCTCACACTTCCTGTTGGTTGCTTTACAGGCCAGTGAGGATTTCTTTACATTTGAGCAGGACAACATCACGGTCTCACTGGTCGCTCCGGCCATATCCAGAAATATTTCCTTAGTTAAAGAAAAGCGACAAACTCTTCTAATTCCCTTAGACCCCAACAACGCTTGGGAGGTGGTGAGTACAGGACCTCGTAATTGTCATAACA
The DNA window shown above is from Osmerus eperlanus chromosome 3, fOsmEpe2.1, whole genome shotgun sequence and carries:
- the slc15a1a gene encoding solute carrier family 15 member 1, which translates into the protein MTEKENNKKSKSKEVCGYPISIFFIVVNEFCERFSYYGMRAVLVLYFRYFLRWDDDLATSIYHAFVALCYLTPILGAIVADSWLGKFKTIIYLSIVYAIGQVVMAISAIHDITDTDRDGIPNNMTFHVTLSMLGLFLIALGTGGIKPCVAAFGGDQFQDHQEKQRSTFFSVFYLCINAGSLLSTIITPVLRGQECGIYSQQKCYPLAFGVPAALMVVALVVFIIGSGMYYKAEPQGNIMLDVCKCISFAVKNRFRHRSSQYPKRQHWMDWAEEKYEKLLIAQIKMVLKVLFLYIPLPMFWTLFDQKGSRWTLQATTMNGDFGLLILQPDQMQTVNPILILTLVPIMESVIYPLIKKCGLNFTPLKRMTVGMFLAAMAFVCAGVIQIQIDETLPTFPSASQSQVKLINMGGVPLTVNLPQNNPVQLAGAAASEDFFTFEQDNITVSLVAPAISRNISLVKEKRQTLLIPLDPNNAWEVTDDITTKPEQGNNAIRFVNGMASALNVSTGSLNFERIDPSSYTNYSLVRYGNTIFTITDGVQTCEYTRDFGFGSSYTFLIPSSFTWGTNCGESVTAVEDIQPNSFHMAWQIPQYFLMTAGEVVFSVTGLEFSYSQAPSNMKAVLQAGWLFTVAVGNFIVLIVAELAKLPKQWAEYFLFASLLLAVCVIFSIMAYFYTYMDPAEIEAQFKDKDEKDEHKYEELQMEKKDSVEHQEEDRSKQTKM